TATCATGGTATATTAGCCAGGATTCAAAGAAATGGACTAGCTGGGTGaacatggcatctgactttatggatcggtttaggttcaacactgagaacgcaccagatgtgtTTTATATatagaatctcaagaagaagcccacaaagaactttcgcgagtatgctattcgttggaggtcagaagctgctaaggtcagaccggccttggaggaagaacaaatgaacaggttcttCGTCCGTGCTCAGGATCCACAGTACTACGAGAGGCTGATGTTGATAGAGGGCCAAAggttctccgacatcatcaagttgggagaaagaatcgaagaaggcatcaaaaatggtatggtcactaacctcgaggcattgcaagctaccaacaaggctttacagtctggtggctcaTCAAAGAAAAAGGATGTGAATTTTGTGATGGCTGCACAAGTGAACAACTCCCCTATGAAGTACCAAACCTATCCCTcagctccactcacatatcaacctaccctaaattaccaagcaccatcacctATCTACCAAATTCCATCACCTGCTCCACCACCTACGTATGAAACTGCTTCACAcaaatattcccaacccgcacctaTATACCAAACATATAACTCCCAACCTTCTCACTACCCATCACCTCCTACCGGTCAAAACTTCCCTCGACCTagaccaaacttcgaccgcaaAAATCCCAGACAATATACCGCCATAGCCGAGCCAATTGACCAATTATATCAAAAACTCAAGGCAGCTGGTTACGTTACCCCTATCCCAGccgtaactccagaaaatccttcccagtagATCAACCTAAACAAGACTTGCGCATACCATTCCGGGATGAAGGGCCATACCATCGATAAGTGTCgctcgttgaaagacaagattcagaacctgattgacaacaagatcattataGAAAAAGGAGCccgctcctaatgtccgcaacaaccctctgcctgaccacGAGGGTAGAGGCATCCATATGATCGAGATCaaagatgattgggaccccaaggggtcaATCGGGTTGATAGCTAAAGGAGACGAGCctaagaagccaatagttactctcaaTCCCATTGTTGTCCAGATTCAGCCCTCTGAGGGCGATGTGGTAAATGTGTCCGTACCACTCAAGTTTGAAGCACCACCTTCAAAGGCGCCaaaaccaattgaggttgagttcggAGTTGCAAGGGTGCCTATGCCATTTGAAGTTACTGTGTTACCTCCTAAGGCACCAATTCCAGTCTCCATGACTGACGTAACCCCGTTCAAGACAAATgctataccttgggattacaccgcTGAGGCTAGAAGGAAGGGAAAGACATATACTGGGGAAGTGATTGCCGCACAGGGCATGACCAGGACAGGCAGGGTATACACCCCGGAACACTTGGCTGCGTCCATCAAGCAGGCCTCCGGGCGGAATGTTGAAACTGGAcccgatgacctttggaggaaagtacaagccaAAGAGTACTCGTTCGTCGAGCAACTGAACAAAACGCCAGCACAGATTTCTATTCTGACTCTTCTACAAAGCTCAGAGGCACATAAAAACGCCTTAATAAAAGtattgagtgaagcttatgttcccAGCAACATAACAAGAGGCAAAATAGcaaacatggtggggcaagtattggaaagccataagatcaccttccatGAAGATGAATTACCGCCAGAAGGGCTTGGTCACAACAAAgtattgcacatcactgtgcaatacgAGGATCACTTTGTCACCAGGATTCTAGTCGACGGGGGAGCaaacctcaacatttgtccattggtaactcTTAGGACATTGGCCAAGGgattgcacgagatcaaagacTGGGCTATCAGTGTCAAAGATTTTGATGGATCTCAGAGGACCACCATTGGAGAAATTATCttatgcctgcagatgggacccACCTGGTTCGATGTCGAGTTCCAAGTCATTGACGTACCAGCGTCCTATAATTTGTtgctaggacgaccctggatccacgtcGTTGGGGCTGTGGCGTCAACTTTGCATCAGgctgtaaaatttgaatggaatcaaaGGGAAGTAATCATTGATggtgacggtagcaaccctatatatagtcgccaAGCCATCCCGATGATCGGAGGTAGAAGGAAAATCGATGGAGAAACATACcatcacatcgagcgagtcaacgccatagacaaagacaagtggtgggataacaaaattgagagtATCCTGAATTGGAGCGGGTATGAACCTGGaaaaggacttggcaagaacctgcagggtatcaccaaacctatcaagctgaagaagcACGGTACCACTTTTGGCCTAGGGTATGAGtaaacttgggaggagttcaaccactggtcacCCCCATGGCGCGACCCATACCATCTGCTGGAGCACCCTATACCTCAGTTGGAGCAGATTTTTCAGCCACAAGACACTTTGTACGGATCAGAGGAAGACGAGGCACTAGCAGCAATAAAGAACCTGTTTCTGGAAGATGATATGGATTTTTGTGTTATCTTCGAGGAGGAAgtggaggaaggcccttccattcaAGCTATGAACCAAGGAGAGCACCTCGCCAATTGGTCAATCAGGACCACCACTGCTCGGAGAGCCTCGGGCATTACTATTACatatcttgatgatgaaccaatgactttgacttgcaacgagacagtGCGACAAATGAATAtagactcagaagaggatgagataccagaagaggttgttaggGAGGTCAAGAATTTCGAGAACAGGCCCAAGTCTAACTTAGACGAAACTGAGGTCATCAATTTGGGGAAcgcagaaaatgtcaaggaaacacgtaTCAGCATAcacttgtcaccatcagaaaaggaagaatacacaaagtttttgaaagaatatgaggatatattcgcttggtcgtatgatgatatgaccggtcTTAGCACATCCATCGTGGCTCACAAGCTGCCGACGGATCCGGCATGCTACCAGtcaaacagaaactcagaaaattcaagccagacatgagtttgaaaatcaaagaagaggtcaccaagcaagtcaaagccagggTTCTCAGAGTAGtggagtatccaacatggttagccaacattgtgccggtACAGAAGAAGGATGCGAAGGTTAGAGTCTATatcgactaccaggatctcaaccaggccagtcCTAAGGATGATTTCCctttaccaaatatacacatactgattgataactgtgccaaacatgagctcCAGTCATTCATCGATTGTTTTGCTGGATACcaccagatatggatggatgaagaagatgcagagaaaacggcattcatcacgccgtggggaatgtactgttacagaATGATgtcgttcggtttaaagaatgctggtgctacctacatgagagccatgaccacAATCTTTCATggtatgatacataaagagatcgaggtgtatgtggaagACGTCATCACTAAATCCAGGAAAGCTGCAGATCACATgggagatttgagaaaattcttcaacagactaaggacatacaacttaaaactgaatcccgccaagtgtacGTTCGGGGTCCCAGTCAGAAAGTTATTGGGTTTCGTTGTGAGTCGCCGGGGAAtagaattggacccatcaaaggtcaaagccattcaagagttgccaccgccaaagaacaagaaaggtGTAATGAGTTTTCTGGGAAGGCTCAACTATATCAGCTGATTCATAGCTCAGTCCATTGTcatttgtgaacccatcttcaagatgctaaagaaggatgctgccactaaatggactgatgattgtcaaaaggccttcgacagaatcaaggaatacttgtcgaCACCGCTAgtcttggttccacctgagccagggagacCCCTATTACTTTATCTTGCAATGTTGGATGGGGCATTTagttgtgttttgggacaacatgacgagacgggaagaaaggagcaagccatctactacctcagcaagaagtttagcCCGTACGAGGCTCGGTTTTCTTATTAGAGCGCacttgttgcgccctaacctgggtggctcagaaattgagacATTATTTCTATGCTTACaccacttatctcatatccaggatggatccattgaagtatatcttttagaagcccatgcctaccgttaagctcgccaagtggcagatactgttaagtgaatTTGACATCGTTTATGTTACCCAGAAGGCAGTCAAAGGCCAAGCCTTGGCAGATCACCTCGCCGAGAATCCtgtaggaggagaatacgaacctctAAAGACGTTTTTTCCTGATGAGGAGATAGCCTTCAtaagagaagacattgcagaatcctataacggttggaggatgtttttcgacggagccacaaatttcaaaggagttggcataggagcagtcctgatAGCAGAAACCGGTAAgcattacccggtatccgccaagcttaggttcccgtgcaccaacaacatggccgaatatgaagcctgcattctagggattaaactggccattgatatgaacgttcaggagttactagtaatcggagactcggacctactcaaacatcaggttcgagaagaaagggcaaccaagaatcccaagatactcccttatctgcatcacatacaggaattgagaaagaggttcaggaagacggaattccagcatattcccagggtacagaatgagttcgccgatgcactggccactttgtcatctatgtTCAGCATCTAGATACAAACATTATTGACCCCATCCAGGTCAAGATTCACgaccaaccagcttattgtgctcacgtCGAAGAAGAAGCCGACGggaaaccttggttccacgatatcagaaAATACCTAACAacaggagagtacccagagcttgccaATGCTACTCAGAAACAGACACTTCGGAGattatccaacaacttctttcacagtgggggaatcctgtataggaggactcccgatatgggattattaagatgtgttgagGCAAGAGAACCAACCAAACTATTGGAGGAAGTGCACGCAGGGacctgtggaccgcatatgaacggttttgtcttggaaaagaagatacttcgagcaggatatttttggatgactatggaagcAGACTGGATCCAGTACGTCCGGAGAAGCCACCGTTGTCAAacacatgcagatatgataaaggtacctccaaacgagcttactgcaacaagctcaccatggtcgttcgccgcttgaggaatggatgtcattggaccaattgaaccagccgcgtcaaatgggcacaggttcatcctagtggcaattgattactttactaaatgggttgaagtagcatcatacaaggcagtcaccaagaaagtggtagcagatttcgTCTGAGATCGTATGGTTTGTCGGTTTGGGGtcccggaatcaatcatcaccgacaacGGTTCTAATCTTAACAGCGACCTGATGAAGGCAATGTGCGAAACATTCAAGattaaacacaagaactctacggcttacagacct
The Nicotiana sylvestris chromosome 11, ASM39365v2, whole genome shotgun sequence DNA segment above includes these coding regions:
- the LOC138880918 gene encoding uncharacterized protein codes for the protein MYCDKLVGVGRDEKIRMKLFMRSLKGDALSWYISQDSKKWTSWNLKKKPTKNFREYAIRWRSEAAKVRPALEEEQMNRFFVRAQDPQYYERLMLIEGQRFSDIIKLGERIEEGIKNGMVTNLEALQATNKALQSGGSSKKKDVNFVMAAQKKEPAPNVRNNPLPDHEGRGIHMIEIKDDWDPKGSIGLIAKGDEPKKPIVTLNPIVVQIQPSEGDVVNVSVPLKFEAPPSKAPKPIEVEFGVARVPMPFEVTVLPPKAPIPVSMTDVTPFKTNAIPWDYTAEARRKGKTYTGEVIAAQGMTRTGRVYTPEHLAASIKQASGRNVETGPDDLWRKVQAKEYSFVEQLNKTPAQISILTLLQSSEAHKNALIKVLSEAYVPSNITRGKIANMVGQVLESHKITFHEDELPPEGLGHNKVLHITVQYEDHFVTRILVDGGANLNICPLVTLRTLAKGLHEIKDWAISVKDFDGSQRTTIGEIILCLQMGPTWFDVEFQVIDVPASYNLLLGRPWIHVVGAVASTLHQAVKFEWNQREVIIDGDGSNPIYSRQAIPMIGGRRKIDGETYHHIERVNAIDKDKWWDNKIESILNWSGYEPGKGLGKNLQGITKPIKLKKHEEDEALAAIKNLFLEDDMDFCVIFEEEVEEGPSIQAMNQGEHLANWSIRTTTARRASGITITYLDDEPMTLTCNETVRQMNIDSEEDEIPEEVVREVKNFENRPKSNLDETEVINLGNAENVKETRISIHLSPSEKEEYTKFLKEYEDIFAWSYDDMTGLSTSIVAHKLPTDPACYQSNRNSENSSQT